In Synechococcus sp. UW69, a single genomic region encodes these proteins:
- a CDS encoding DUF1651 domain-containing protein, with amino-acid sequence MANKDRATNPPPEKPGGEGWLVSPEQQLLCQFKPDSATVHAQWVAVRTYRWVPPRPPVPQTRRRMLRHNAVEAWDKMLRTGWRRCRPPVR; translated from the coding sequence ATGGCGAACAAGGACCGCGCTACCAATCCCCCGCCGGAGAAACCGGGCGGTGAGGGTTGGCTGGTGAGTCCTGAGCAGCAACTGCTTTGTCAGTTCAAACCTGACTCAGCCACGGTCCATGCGCAGTGGGTTGCGGTGCGCACTTACCGCTGGGTTCCGCCTCGTCCGCCCGTGCCGCAGACCCGCAGGCGAATGCTTCGGCACAACGCCGTTGAGGCGTGGGACAAGATGCTCAGAACAGGCTGGCGGCGGTGCAGGCCGCCCGTTCGATAG
- a CDS encoding PfkB family carbohydrate kinase, whose amino-acid sequence MPLSSASALPPLRLAVVGHVEWVEFLAVDQLPRPGAIGHALRTLQEPAGGGAVVAVQMARLQQQPVQFFTALGRDSVGEACVKRLEHLGLEVHVAWREAPTRRGLSLVDGEGDRAITVIGERLTPSLDDDLPWETLGECDGLFVTAADAPLLKACRSAAVLAATPRVRLPVLQEAKVSLDALIGSGLDPGERVEPEQLNPAPHTLIRTEGAAGGLSLPGGRYDPAPLPGPVVESYGCGDSFAAGVVTGLAARWSLAKAIALGAQCGAACATRFGPYG is encoded by the coding sequence CTGCCTTTGTCTTCCGCCTCAGCCCTGCCGCCCTTGCGCTTGGCCGTCGTCGGCCATGTCGAGTGGGTGGAATTTCTGGCGGTGGATCAATTGCCCCGTCCAGGGGCCATTGGTCACGCCCTGCGGACCCTGCAGGAACCCGCCGGCGGTGGTGCTGTCGTTGCTGTGCAGATGGCACGGTTGCAGCAGCAGCCCGTCCAGTTCTTTACGGCCCTAGGCCGTGATTCGGTCGGCGAAGCCTGCGTTAAGCGGCTCGAACATCTGGGCCTTGAGGTGCATGTCGCCTGGAGGGAGGCACCAACCCGGCGGGGCCTGAGCTTGGTCGATGGTGAGGGGGACCGGGCGATCACCGTGATCGGCGAGCGGCTGACCCCATCGCTCGACGATGACCTGCCCTGGGAGACCCTGGGCGAGTGCGACGGCCTCTTCGTCACGGCAGCTGACGCCCCTCTGTTGAAAGCCTGCCGCTCTGCTGCAGTCCTTGCCGCGACTCCGCGGGTTCGTTTGCCTGTGCTTCAAGAGGCCAAGGTGTCCCTCGACGCCCTGATTGGCAGTGGGCTTGATCCGGGTGAGCGGGTGGAGCCGGAGCAGTTGAACCCAGCTCCCCACACGTTGATTCGCACGGAGGGTGCCGCAGGGGGCCTCAGTCTTCCTGGCGGGCGCTATGACCCAGCGCCACTCCCAGGGCCAGTGGTGGAGAGCTATGGCTGCGGAGACAGCTTTGCGGCGGGGGTGGTCACCGGCCTTGCCGCGCGATGGTCCTTGGCGAAGGCCATCGCTTTGGGTGCGCAGTGTGGTGCCGCCTGTGCGACGCGCTTTGGACCCTACGGCTAG
- a CDS encoding MAPEG family protein, with protein MLVSDLSQSNVSSAAPYLWSLVLSFATLLISILLLYIARFSARLEIKDLAALRSMFDRFPAWGKRASWAQQNSFEAFTIHAPAALLAVVAVLNGHTLPSITVAVALAHPALRVAYISAYLFNVPIARSVAWLLGLLCSGILYGVGLAALV; from the coding sequence ATGTTGGTGTCAGATTTGTCGCAATCGAATGTTTCAAGTGCCGCGCCTTATCTGTGGTCATTGGTTCTGTCGTTCGCCACGCTGCTGATCAGCATCCTCCTCCTCTACATCGCTCGATTCAGCGCAAGGCTTGAAATCAAGGATCTGGCCGCTCTTCGTTCCATGTTTGATCGCTTTCCGGCGTGGGGAAAGCGTGCTAGTTGGGCACAGCAAAACAGTTTTGAAGCCTTCACGATCCATGCACCTGCGGCACTGCTTGCTGTTGTTGCTGTTTTGAACGGACACACACTTCCGTCCATCACCGTCGCTGTTGCTTTGGCGCATCCAGCGCTACGTGTTGCTTACATCAGTGCTTATCTCTTCAATGTGCCCATCGCTCGATCCGTGGCTTGGCTCCTGGGTCTGCTGTGCAGTGGAATTCTTTATGGCGTGGGATTGGCAGCCCTTGTGTAG
- the ribD gene encoding bifunctional diaminohydroxyphosphoribosylaminopyrimidine deaminase/5-amino-6-(5-phosphoribosylamino)uracil reductase RibD: protein MWEIWMRRALALAALAQGHTSPNPLVGAVVLDRDGRLVGEGFHARAGDAHAEVGALLQAGAAARGGTLVVTLEPCCHHGRTPPCSEAVVQAGIRRVVVALEDPDPRVDGGGIRQLREAGLEVISGVLRDEALQQNRAFLHRVRTGRPFGILKWAMSLDGRTALPNGASQWISGSLARDWVHQLRSGMDAVIVGGGTVRVDDPLLTSRGRRSPEPLRVVLSRSLDLPDQAQLWDTAVAPTLVAHGPDADPQRLPSGPEGLGLSVCDPLQLMEALAQRGFNQVLWECGPELAAAAIRQGCVQEIAAVLAPKLMGGVAARTPLGDLDFSAMDEVLQGGWHQCEPLGQDWLLRWRSSS from the coding sequence ATGTGGGAGATCTGGATGCGGCGGGCGCTGGCCCTGGCTGCCCTTGCCCAAGGTCACACCAGCCCCAATCCCCTGGTGGGGGCTGTGGTTCTGGATCGGGATGGGCGTCTCGTCGGCGAGGGGTTTCATGCGCGGGCCGGTGATGCCCATGCCGAGGTGGGTGCCCTGCTGCAAGCCGGCGCTGCGGCCCGTGGAGGGACCCTTGTGGTGACCTTGGAACCTTGCTGCCATCACGGCCGCACTCCCCCCTGCAGTGAGGCGGTGGTGCAAGCCGGTATCCGTCGTGTTGTGGTTGCTCTTGAGGATCCAGACCCTCGTGTGGATGGGGGGGGGATTCGCCAGCTGCGTGAGGCTGGCCTGGAGGTGATCAGCGGAGTGCTGCGCGACGAGGCCCTGCAGCAGAACAGGGCTTTCCTGCATCGCGTACGTACCGGCAGGCCTTTCGGAATTCTGAAGTGGGCCATGAGCCTGGATGGCCGCACCGCCTTGCCCAATGGCGCTAGCCAATGGATCAGCGGCTCACTGGCGCGTGATTGGGTGCATCAGCTGCGCAGTGGCATGGATGCTGTGATCGTGGGGGGCGGCACGGTTCGCGTCGATGATCCGCTGCTCACCAGCCGGGGCAGGCGTTCACCGGAACCGCTGCGGGTGGTGCTGAGCCGCAGTTTGGATTTACCGGATCAGGCGCAGCTCTGGGACACCGCGGTGGCGCCGACCCTGGTGGCTCACGGGCCCGATGCTGATCCCCAACGTCTGCCATCCGGCCCTGAGGGGCTTGGGCTTTCGGTCTGTGATCCGTTGCAGCTAATGGAGGCGCTGGCGCAGCGCGGTTTTAACCAGGTTCTGTGGGAATGCGGCCCCGAGTTGGCAGCCGCGGCGATCCGACAGGGCTGTGTGCAGGAGATTGCGGCGGTGTTGGCACCGAAGCTGATGGGGGGCGTAGCAGCTCGCACCCCCCTGGGAGATCTTGACTTCAGCGCCATGGATGAGGTGCTTCAGGGGGGATGGCACCAGTGCGAGCCGCTGGGGCAGGACTGGTTGCTGCGTTGGCGCAGCAGCTCCTGA
- a CDS encoding DUF3122 domain-containing protein, which yields MRRLLCCLMAALGLLLLTPGMAWAQVHQHESETGVAMVRSLESLRDLDYDSWQAVAYREGPPGQPVVLRVVGYPGRLRLDHPVGLQVLAGRREWLLDDITMANPVLATDGREAAAEFALDPLLNDLSNNRPLRLALTGVFTELPVPPYVVGEWRSLQELPLS from the coding sequence ATGCGCCGTCTCCTGTGTTGTCTGATGGCCGCTCTTGGGCTGTTGTTGCTCACGCCAGGGATGGCCTGGGCCCAGGTTCACCAACACGAGAGTGAGACCGGCGTCGCCATGGTGCGCTCTCTGGAGAGCCTGCGGGATCTCGATTACGACAGCTGGCAGGCGGTGGCCTATCGCGAGGGGCCTCCTGGTCAGCCAGTTGTCTTGCGCGTTGTGGGCTATCCCGGAAGATTGCGTCTGGATCACCCGGTGGGTCTTCAGGTGCTGGCGGGTCGACGCGAATGGCTGTTGGATGACATCACCATGGCCAATCCGGTTCTGGCCACGGATGGTCGTGAGGCGGCGGCTGAATTTGCCCTCGATCCCTTGCTGAACGATCTCAGCAACAACCGGCCGCTTCGCTTGGCGTTGACGGGAGTCTTCACCGAGTTGCCCGTACCTCCCTACGTCGTTGGTGAATGGCGCTCGCTGCAGGAACTTCCCCTCAGCTGA
- a CDS encoding helix-turn-helix transcriptional regulator has translation MVPIPPTSTPQRFQEISALIQDQLMGVAQEDLVEVAMLEALTPHELKGTASGELGVGTALMKDLVRWGFENSRQAITLDDLSATIFASRSSIVQHCRQTFGIGPMALLKQIRLAQVQHALGEPDVQHAICCRTVQEVASHYGFQSRNHFARDYRNQFGESPRATLQRASDPGIGLQSVSVAQSPQIAMARR, from the coding sequence ATGGTTCCAATTCCGCCAACCTCCACCCCCCAACGGTTTCAAGAAATCAGCGCGTTAATCCAGGACCAACTGATGGGAGTGGCCCAGGAGGATCTGGTCGAGGTCGCGATGCTTGAAGCCTTGACACCGCATGAGCTGAAGGGAACAGCGAGTGGTGAACTCGGCGTGGGGACCGCCCTAATGAAGGATCTGGTCAGATGGGGGTTCGAAAACAGCCGCCAGGCCATCACGCTTGATGATCTAAGCGCAACGATCTTTGCCTCACGCTCCTCCATCGTTCAGCACTGTCGTCAGACCTTCGGCATCGGTCCCATGGCGCTGCTCAAACAGATCCGGCTCGCTCAGGTGCAACACGCCCTGGGAGAGCCGGACGTGCAACACGCCATCTGCTGTCGAACGGTGCAAGAGGTTGCCTCCCATTACGGCTTTCAAAGTCGCAATCACTTCGCTCGGGATTACCGCAACCAATTCGGAGAATCCCCAAGAGCGACACTTCAACGGGCATCCGATCCGGGGATTGGACTCCAGTCGGTCTCGGTCGCCCAGAGTCCCCAGATCGCCATGGCCCGGAGGTAA
- a CDS encoding GH116 family glycosyl hydrolase, whose product MASFGWSALNSLLGRGAKTSNWQPPEACWSHPFGLGWDKPYTVRYASNLDDGPNHGMPLGGFGAGCFGRAPDGNINLWHLDGGEHWFGVLPDCQFALFEENGRGKRAHALAVQPHQDASRPEAGQPLKAWEWYPASTPERSTGTYAARYPLSWTSYEGVYDAEVRCEAFSPILPGDYQRTSYPVAVFVWTLRNPTDQPLDLSLLLSWRNTTGWFTNTDASAEVHFRDDGSPEHNYAPAIGMTNGQRNRCVEDGSLKGVVLEGNVSKPPVAEGEGQWCIATAEQPGVTVQRCSRWNPSGDGRELWDSFSADGSIPESNNDRRSGSDDPLSAALAVQCQLAPGQSIEIPVVISWDLPVTAFATGSQALRRYTDFFGADGNQAVAIAAEALRDWQTWRQQIEAWQQPVLQRKDLPEPLRMALFNELYDLCSGGSLWSAASADDPHGRFGVLECLDYAWYESLDVRLYGSFALLQLWPELDKAVLRSFARAIPAADATQRPIGWYFTQGKGRVEADRKVKGATPHDLGAPNEIPWDATNYTAYQDCNLWKDLGSDFVLQVWRTFKLAPSGEDIRFLADCWPAAVEALRYLKTFDVNDDGLPDNGGAPDQTFDDWPLKGVSAYCGALWIAALEAALAIAQTLQLKTGLDTSAEQKEFSGWLEQSRGNFDKLLWNGEYYDIDAESGTPVVMADQLCGDFYARLLGLPPVVSDSNSRSTLKAVKEACFEAFDGGSLGVANGLRRDGTPLDPNGTHPLEVWTGINFGIASYYRLMGEKQTAEAICSAVVEQVYSGGLQFRTPEAITAVNTYRACHYLRAMAIWGLWATETDWSPIPGSDAR is encoded by the coding sequence ATGGCTTCGTTCGGTTGGTCCGCTCTGAACTCCCTGCTGGGCCGCGGCGCCAAAACCTCCAATTGGCAACCACCGGAGGCCTGCTGGAGCCATCCCTTCGGCCTGGGCTGGGATAAGCCCTACACGGTTCGCTACGCCAGCAACCTCGATGACGGCCCCAACCACGGCATGCCGCTTGGGGGCTTCGGGGCGGGCTGCTTCGGTCGTGCCCCCGACGGCAACATCAACCTCTGGCACCTCGATGGTGGTGAGCACTGGTTTGGGGTGCTGCCCGACTGCCAGTTCGCTCTGTTTGAGGAGAATGGTCGGGGCAAGCGGGCTCATGCCCTGGCGGTTCAGCCCCATCAGGATGCGTCGCGTCCGGAGGCTGGCCAGCCCCTAAAGGCTTGGGAGTGGTATCCGGCCAGCACGCCGGAACGCAGCACCGGCACCTACGCCGCCCGTTACCCGCTGAGTTGGACCAGCTACGAGGGCGTTTATGACGCCGAGGTGCGATGTGAGGCCTTCAGTCCGATCCTGCCTGGGGACTATCAGCGCACCAGTTATCCGGTCGCGGTGTTCGTCTGGACGCTGCGCAATCCCACCGACCAGCCTCTGGATTTGTCGTTGTTGTTGAGTTGGCGCAACACCACGGGCTGGTTCACCAACACCGATGCCTCGGCCGAGGTTCACTTCCGCGATGACGGAAGCCCCGAGCACAATTACGCCCCGGCCATCGGCATGACCAACGGTCAGCGCAATCGTTGCGTTGAGGATGGCTCCCTCAAGGGGGTGGTGCTGGAGGGCAACGTCTCCAAACCCCCCGTCGCCGAAGGCGAGGGGCAGTGGTGCATCGCCACGGCCGAGCAGCCTGGTGTGACCGTCCAGCGCTGTAGCCGATGGAATCCCAGCGGCGATGGCCGTGAGTTGTGGGACAGCTTCAGTGCCGATGGCTCCATCCCCGAGAGCAACAACGATCGACGCAGTGGATCCGATGATCCCCTTAGCGCGGCTCTGGCGGTGCAGTGTCAGCTGGCTCCCGGGCAGAGCATCGAGATCCCGGTGGTGATTAGCTGGGATCTTCCCGTGACGGCTTTTGCAACCGGCAGCCAAGCTCTGCGCCGCTATACCGACTTTTTCGGTGCTGATGGCAATCAGGCGGTTGCCATTGCGGCTGAAGCGCTGCGCGACTGGCAGACGTGGCGCCAGCAGATTGAGGCCTGGCAGCAGCCGGTGCTGCAACGCAAGGACCTGCCGGAACCGCTGCGGATGGCTCTGTTCAATGAGCTCTACGACCTCTGCAGTGGCGGAAGTCTCTGGAGCGCGGCTTCAGCCGATGACCCCCACGGCCGCTTCGGCGTTCTGGAGTGCCTCGACTACGCCTGGTACGAGAGTCTTGATGTTCGTCTCTACGGATCCTTTGCGTTGCTGCAGCTCTGGCCCGAGCTCGACAAGGCCGTGTTGCGCAGTTTTGCCCGGGCGATTCCGGCGGCGGATGCCACGCAGCGGCCGATCGGTTGGTATTTCACCCAGGGCAAAGGCCGGGTGGAGGCAGACCGCAAGGTGAAGGGAGCCACGCCCCATGATCTGGGGGCTCCCAACGAGATTCCCTGGGATGCAACCAACTACACCGCTTATCAGGACTGCAACCTCTGGAAAGATCTCGGCAGTGATTTTGTTCTGCAGGTTTGGCGCACGTTCAAGCTGGCGCCCAGCGGTGAAGACATTCGTTTCTTGGCCGACTGCTGGCCGGCGGCTGTCGAGGCCCTCCGCTACCTCAAGACCTTCGACGTCAACGATGATGGCTTGCCCGACAACGGCGGTGCTCCAGATCAGACCTTCGATGACTGGCCTCTGAAGGGGGTGAGTGCCTATTGCGGTGCCCTCTGGATCGCGGCTCTCGAGGCTGCTCTTGCCATTGCCCAGACTCTGCAGCTCAAGACAGGTCTTGATACCTCAGCCGAGCAGAAGGAATTCAGCGGTTGGTTGGAGCAATCCCGTGGCAACTTCGACAAGTTGCTCTGGAACGGCGAGTACTACGACATCGATGCCGAGAGCGGCACGCCGGTGGTCATGGCCGATCAGCTTTGCGGAGATTTCTATGCACGCTTGTTAGGTCTTCCGCCGGTGGTGAGTGACAGCAACAGTCGCAGCACGTTGAAGGCCGTCAAAGAGGCGTGTTTCGAGGCCTTTGATGGCGGATCCCTTGGTGTAGCCAACGGCTTACGCCGGGATGGCACTCCGTTGGATCCCAATGGCACCCACCCCCTGGAGGTGTGGACGGGGATCAACTTCGGGATTGCCAGCTACTACCGATTGATGGGCGAGAAGCAGACGGCGGAAGCCATCTGCTCCGCGGTGGTCGAGCAGGTGTATTCCGGCGGCTTGCAGTTCCGCACCCCTGAAGCCATCACTGCTGTGAACACCTACCGGGCCTGTCATTACCTCCGGGCCATGGCGATCTGGGGACTCTGGGCGACCGAGACCGACTGGAGTCCAATCCCCGGATCGGATGCCCGTTGA
- a CDS encoding sulfotransferase, producing the protein MARGDLLWDRLVAGGFVRPAVLLRGLQLRRPALSCWRVSLVMGISGLMVEPLAWVQSWLFARRLHKAELPDDPIVVIGHWRSGTTYLHQLLASDPTLATARNCLTMAPQVALLLKPWIRSVLKAFMTRQRPIDAVPWGPDDPQEDEVGLARLTMDTNMAGIAFPQAYTWFFRRNVLGLSRAFEREWLLFTKLTWLHDGQGKTGLLIKNSAHSARVELVLRHFPKARFVVLSRDPQASIRSLVQVKQRLGGLVGLQPVPDAVTQVEETVAAHRQLLQAFEASRHRIPQGQLIELPYDALVSQPLAAVKRIYDELGLSSWFVAEAPIQARIAQARSYIADPVTLPVEAQQRLHDLMEVA; encoded by the coding sequence ATGGCACGGGGAGACCTGCTGTGGGATCGCTTGGTTGCTGGAGGGTTCGTCCGCCCTGCGGTGCTGCTTCGAGGCTTGCAGCTTCGTCGCCCGGCACTCTCCTGCTGGAGGGTGAGCTTGGTGATGGGGATCAGTGGGCTGATGGTTGAGCCCCTGGCTTGGGTGCAGTCATGGCTTTTTGCACGTCGTTTGCACAAGGCTGAGCTCCCGGATGATCCGATTGTGGTGATTGGTCACTGGCGCAGTGGCACGACGTATCTGCATCAGTTGCTGGCCTCTGATCCCACGCTGGCGACGGCACGCAATTGCCTCACCATGGCGCCGCAGGTGGCGTTGCTGCTCAAACCCTGGATTCGTTCGGTACTCAAAGCGTTCATGACGCGGCAGCGGCCGATCGATGCGGTGCCCTGGGGACCGGACGATCCCCAGGAAGATGAGGTCGGTCTGGCACGACTCACCATGGACACCAACATGGCGGGGATAGCTTTCCCACAGGCCTACACATGGTTTTTCCGTCGCAACGTTCTGGGGTTGTCCCGTGCGTTTGAGCGAGAGTGGCTGCTCTTCACCAAGCTCACCTGGCTCCACGACGGCCAGGGCAAGACTGGTCTGTTGATCAAGAACAGTGCTCATTCCGCCCGGGTGGAGCTGGTGCTGCGGCATTTCCCCAAGGCGCGGTTCGTGGTGCTGTCTCGTGATCCGCAGGCTTCGATCCGTTCGCTGGTTCAGGTGAAGCAGCGATTGGGTGGCTTGGTGGGGCTCCAGCCCGTGCCCGATGCCGTGACCCAGGTGGAGGAAACGGTGGCGGCCCATCGCCAGCTACTCCAGGCCTTTGAGGCGTCTCGGCATCGGATCCCTCAGGGTCAGTTGATTGAGCTGCCCTACGACGCGCTGGTCAGCCAACCCCTTGCGGCGGTGAAGCGGATTTATGACGAACTTGGGCTCAGCAGTTGGTTCGTGGCGGAGGCACCGATTCAGGCTCGGATTGCCCAAGCTCGGAGCTACATCGCCGATCCTGTGACCCTGCCCGTTGAAGCGCAACAGCGCCTGCACGACTTGATGGAGGTGGCATGA
- the cbiE gene encoding precorrin-6y C5,15-methyltransferase (decarboxylating) subunit CbiE, which translates to MIDVIGTDAGAPASLPAPQQKLLRTAALIAAPQRLQAAVREWLGDDLQELISSDDPRALVGSLQSRPAAQPVVVLASGDPLWFGLGRILCDRIGAERLRFHPAPTSLQLAFARIGRPWQDADWVSLHGRDPEILASALQKRPAAVAVLTDPNQGGASTVQHMLRSSGLEASTDLWLCENLGHADERVQQIAPGTALPEDLHPLLIALLIAREPAVPDLHELPLFGLDDGLYLQHSDHPGLMTKREVRVQLLAELALPEHGVLWDLGAGTGSVGLEALRLRPRLQLLAVERRAGGAQLIQRNAQRLGVSPAAVLEADAMQVMNGALPKELSHPDRVLLGGGGAQRERLLQLVVERLRSGGVVVIPLASLEALASVRPLLENAGLAVRVQQLQAWRGQPLGDGTRLAPMNPTLIVTGTKRS; encoded by the coding sequence ATGATCGATGTGATCGGTACCGACGCGGGGGCTCCAGCCTCGCTGCCCGCTCCACAGCAGAAGCTGCTGCGGACTGCCGCGCTGATTGCTGCGCCACAACGGTTGCAAGCCGCTGTGAGGGAGTGGCTGGGGGACGACCTGCAGGAACTGATCAGCAGCGACGACCCGCGGGCTCTCGTGGGCAGCCTGCAATCAAGACCGGCGGCACAACCTGTGGTGGTGCTCGCCAGCGGAGATCCGCTCTGGTTCGGCCTAGGGCGCATCCTTTGCGACCGCATCGGTGCGGAGCGGCTTCGGTTTCATCCCGCCCCCACATCGCTGCAACTGGCCTTCGCCCGCATCGGTCGCCCCTGGCAGGACGCCGACTGGGTCAGTCTGCATGGACGGGACCCCGAGATCCTGGCCAGCGCCTTGCAAAAACGACCGGCGGCCGTGGCGGTATTGACGGACCCCAACCAGGGTGGCGCTAGCACCGTGCAGCACATGTTGCGCAGCAGCGGCCTTGAAGCCAGCACAGACCTGTGGCTCTGCGAAAACCTCGGGCATGCCGATGAGCGGGTGCAGCAGATCGCCCCAGGCACGGCCCTGCCGGAGGATCTGCATCCGCTGCTGATTGCACTGCTAATCGCACGGGAACCCGCCGTGCCGGATCTGCATGAGCTGCCGTTGTTCGGGCTCGATGACGGGCTCTACCTGCAGCACAGCGATCACCCCGGACTGATGACCAAGCGGGAGGTGCGCGTCCAACTGCTGGCCGAACTCGCCTTGCCTGAGCACGGCGTGCTCTGGGATCTGGGGGCGGGTACCGGCAGCGTCGGACTGGAAGCTCTGCGCCTGCGCCCACGGCTGCAACTGCTGGCAGTGGAACGGCGCGCCGGTGGCGCTCAACTGATCCAGCGCAATGCGCAACGGCTCGGGGTCAGCCCCGCAGCAGTGCTGGAAGCAGACGCCATGCAGGTCATGAATGGCGCCCTTCCCAAGGAGCTCAGCCATCCAGATCGTGTTCTGCTCGGAGGCGGAGGGGCGCAACGGGAGCGCTTGCTGCAGCTGGTTGTGGAGCGTCTGCGGTCTGGAGGCGTTGTCGTGATTCCCCTGGCCAGCCTGGAGGCGTTAGCCAGCGTTCGGCCCCTGCTCGAGAACGCCGGGTTAGCGGTGCGCGTGCAACAGCTGCAGGCCTGGCGAGGACAACCACTAGGGGACGGCACACGCCTGGCTCCGATGAACCCAACCTTGATCGTGACTGGAACGAAGCGGAGCTGA
- a CDS encoding DUF192 domain-containing protein — protein sequence MDALPPEPPPQWLPIAARWCVENQRCIDLEVARGPEQQRLGLMRRPALPPLRGMWFPFSTPQPQRFWMFNTIAPLDMIFVRDGRVLDLVRAVPACAALPCRSYSADADGNGRADFVDAVIEIGAGEAQRLGIDIGDPVQIEPLCLRTEAVSAPLRSSHDQGWVHRSQACAVP from the coding sequence ATGGATGCTCTGCCCCCTGAGCCGCCCCCACAGTGGCTGCCGATTGCCGCCCGCTGGTGTGTGGAGAACCAGCGCTGCATCGATCTCGAGGTGGCCCGCGGTCCTGAACAACAGCGGCTGGGGTTGATGCGGCGGCCTGCCCTGCCTCCCTTGCGTGGGATGTGGTTCCCCTTTTCCACCCCGCAGCCGCAGCGTTTCTGGATGTTCAACACAATCGCGCCTCTCGACATGATCTTTGTTCGAGACGGTCGCGTGCTCGATCTGGTCCGCGCTGTTCCAGCTTGCGCTGCATTGCCTTGTCGGTCCTATTCCGCAGATGCGGATGGCAACGGACGAGCCGATTTTGTCGATGCGGTGATCGAAATCGGTGCGGGGGAGGCTCAACGCCTTGGGATTGACATCGGAGATCCGGTTCAGATTGAGCCGTTATGTCTTCGGACTGAGGCTGTTTCAGCTCCGCTTCGTTCCAGTCACGATCAAGGTTGGGTTCATCGGAGCCAGGCGTGTGCCGTCCCCTAG
- a CDS encoding response regulator transcription factor, with protein sequence MNADPLLLLAGPSAISLAPRLAASGYATLDWLTAGPSAHAPEPGESPVAAVLAADQAALIQDLRNRFGAMPILLDLERDSVEARAACLGTGADDFWLSEIGPSDLLLRLRLHRTIQQRSGQRPVLLQIDDLSVDPTTRTVRRGERVVALTAREFMLLQVLLRRRGQVLSRDALLREVWQGERSSSNVVEVYVRYLRQKLEAGGERRLLHTVRGRGYCLGQVLPEA encoded by the coding sequence ATGAACGCTGATCCCCTGTTGCTGTTGGCAGGCCCGTCGGCGATATCCCTGGCGCCCCGTCTGGCTGCATCCGGCTACGCCACCCTCGACTGGCTCACTGCCGGGCCTTCGGCCCATGCCCCTGAACCGGGTGAATCCCCTGTGGCTGCCGTGCTGGCGGCCGATCAGGCCGCTTTGATTCAGGATCTGCGCAACCGTTTCGGGGCCATGCCGATCCTGCTGGATCTGGAACGCGACAGCGTTGAAGCGCGCGCCGCCTGCCTTGGAACCGGCGCGGACGATTTCTGGCTGTCGGAGATCGGGCCCAGCGATCTGCTGCTGCGTCTGCGCCTGCACCGCACGATCCAGCAGCGGTCGGGTCAGCGACCGGTGCTGCTTCAGATCGATGATCTCAGCGTTGATCCCACCACGCGAACGGTGCGCCGGGGAGAGCGTGTGGTGGCGTTGACGGCCCGTGAATTCATGCTTCTGCAGGTGCTGTTGCGGCGGCGGGGCCAGGTATTGAGTCGCGACGCGTTGCTCCGGGAGGTCTGGCAAGGGGAGCGGTCCAGCAGCAATGTCGTTGAGGTGTACGTGCGTTATCTGCGCCAGAAGCTGGAGGCCGGCGGTGAGCGCCGTCTGCTGCACACCGTGCGCGGCCGGGGCTACTGCCTTGGCCAGGTGTTGCCGGAGGCTTGA